One window from the genome of Bacillus tianshenii encodes:
- a CDS encoding response regulator, translating into METCQFPEAKLLIVDDNRANVLLLEKMLKVTGFSNFQSTTDSREVIALYDDFQPDILLLDLRMPHINGFQIMKELKELHKEKCAPIIVITAQDDKEHRQLALKLGARDFIAKPFDREELIIRINNALEMQKLHNELLHHNKQLEAQVEVRTKELQESQLELLRRLGRAAEYRDNETGLHIFRMSLYSAELAKEVGFSESESKMLMHASALHDIGKISVPDDILLKPSRLTEEEWSIMRRHTTVGAEILAGSASPLLQMAEEIAFTHHEKWDGGGYPRGIKGEEIPLVGRITAICDVFDALTSERPYKRAWSVDEAVSEIMNSSGTHFDPNLVEKFIGILPKIKAIQSSYHNEAERQTENLKG; encoded by the coding sequence TTGGAAACTTGTCAATTTCCAGAAGCAAAACTATTAATTGTTGATGATAATCGTGCGAATGTTTTATTGCTCGAAAAGATGTTAAAGGTTACAGGATTTTCAAATTTTCAATCAACGACTGATTCACGTGAAGTGATTGCACTGTATGATGATTTTCAACCTGATATATTATTGCTTGATTTGCGGATGCCTCACATAAATGGTTTCCAGATTATGAAAGAATTGAAGGAGTTACATAAAGAAAAATGTGCTCCAATTATTGTTATTACCGCACAAGATGATAAAGAGCATCGTCAGCTTGCCTTAAAGCTGGGCGCACGTGATTTTATCGCCAAGCCTTTTGATCGTGAAGAGCTGATTATCCGGATTAACAATGCGCTCGAAATGCAGAAGCTTCATAATGAATTGCTTCATCATAATAAACAATTAGAGGCGCAAGTCGAAGTGAGAACAAAAGAGTTACAAGAATCTCAGCTTGAATTATTAAGGCGCTTAGGACGAGCTGCAGAATATCGCGATAATGAAACAGGTCTTCACATTTTTCGCATGAGCTTATATAGTGCTGAATTGGCGAAGGAAGTAGGCTTTTCGGAAAGTGAAAGTAAAATGTTGATGCATGCAAGTGCATTACATGATATCGGAAAAATATCTGTCCCTGATGATATTCTATTGAAGCCGAGCCGCTTAACAGAAGAAGAATGGTCAATTATGCGACGCCATACAACGGTTGGAGCCGAAATCTTAGCAGGTAGCGCGTCACCGTTACTGCAGATGGCAGAGGAAATCGCCTTCACACATCATGAAAAGTGGGATGGGGGCGGATATCCACGAGGGATAAAGGGAGAAGAAATTCCTTTAGTCGGAAGGATTACTGCAATTTGTGATGTGTTTGATGCTTTAACTTCTGAACGACCTTATAAACGAGCATGGAGTGTAGATGAAGCTGTTTCAGAAATTATGAATAGTAGCGGTACCCACTTTGATCCGAATTTAGTGGAAAAATTTATTGGTATTTTACCGAAAATTAAAGCAATTCAAAGCTCATACCATAACGAAGCCGAAAGACAAACAGAAAATTTAAAAGGGTGA
- a CDS encoding response regulator: MSILIVDDVKPNVMVIERALKLIGYQDVLKAYSAEEAFQLLGIGSGRTNSHTFELIFLDILMPGLNGIEACTYIREDERYRETPIFIVTAFNDSTNIQKAKAAGANDYLTKPINMVELKQKVLNVFDSRQ; this comes from the coding sequence ATGAGCATACTGATTGTTGATGATGTCAAACCAAATGTGATGGTAATTGAAAGAGCGCTCAAACTCATCGGGTATCAGGATGTGCTTAAAGCTTATTCAGCAGAAGAAGCGTTTCAACTATTAGGTATTGGAAGCGGTAGAACAAATAGCCATACATTTGAGCTGATCTTCTTAGATATTTTAATGCCAGGTTTGAATGGCATCGAGGCATGTACTTATATAAGGGAAGACGAACGATATCGAGAAACCCCTATTTTTATTGTTACAGCTTTCAATGATTCGACAAATATTCAAAAAGCTAAAGCAGCAGGTGCAAATGATTATTTAACTAAGCCGATAAATATGGTGGAGTTGAAACAAAAAGTTTTAAATGTATTTGATAGTAGACAATAG
- a CDS encoding ATP-binding protein, with product MKEKVSLLKWIWRSFLKTALVPLVVVELAFIGIYFVTNNWSKFEMINLLKSEVKEDILHIADREADIIENQLASVNHSVDMYGKQVQRVLKSDVVPEAVDEQRLTYSPEGAYYTTQDSAEGGAAVYYSGIIPVKEDGIKKVHQLLTIQDLMKDMHVTEPLAAAIYFNSYDSLNVIYPYFEVLEQYTPLMDIPTYNFYYEADAKHNPEREVRWTDAYLDPAGNGWMSSAIAPVYNGDFLEGVVGIDITIETITKQVLDLSIPWKGYGVLVGKDGTILALPKQGEEVWGLTELTDHDYESAIQEDTFKPEDFNIYKRKELKDFSNNIYKEENGLNTAELQDVNHIVSWSTINETGWKLLVIVPEENVYAKINEVSRQLIKIGAFMIAGLILFYLMFFFFLYRQSKKMSTYISSPLIEMSETVQKIGAGDYYQDKQDYNVEELHEAFRHLIEMGRSLGDTNQELTRAQNEVRAREADLKALVNSMDDVIIEFDEHGVYKNIWTNDERNLAMPKKQLIGKRLDEVLGTEFAEKYLPRIQQVFLTKQPDTFEYKLKTMSGEKWYQGRLSPIIGENGTYEKLSFAARDITERKAMEKHLIQAKEEAERASQAKSEFLSNMSHELRTPMNAILGFAQLLEMDDFEPLTESQQESVEEILKAANHLLMLINDMLDLAKIESGKISLSIEPVEVRTIIREILSLTNPLAEKRKLTIIDETNICHDLYVNADRTRLKQVLLNLMSNAVKYNQDNGKIIFSCRQVDNMLHFEIKDTGIGIKESELEKIFEPFHRSDNNSIVEGTGIGLTVSKQLIDLMNGTIHVESMEGIGSSFAIELPITIENHFVNVEAYSVPEETISSNNEEQHTILYVEDNPANLQLVERILSKYEDIRLFSAANGELGIDLADAHQPDLILLDINLPGIDGFEVLRRLKENKDTSEIPVIAVSANAMPRDIEKGLVAGFSNYLTKPIDIEKFLKAIREVLRK from the coding sequence ATGAAGGAAAAGGTTTCATTATTAAAGTGGATTTGGCGGTCATTTCTTAAGACAGCCCTTGTCCCACTTGTCGTTGTTGAATTAGCTTTCATAGGCATTTATTTTGTAACGAACAATTGGTCAAAGTTTGAAATGATTAACTTGTTAAAAAGTGAAGTGAAGGAAGACATCCTTCATATAGCTGACCGAGAAGCTGACATTATTGAAAACCAATTAGCTAGTGTAAACCATTCAGTTGATATGTATGGAAAGCAAGTGCAGAGAGTATTGAAGAGCGATGTCGTTCCAGAAGCAGTAGATGAACAACGGTTAACATATTCTCCAGAAGGGGCTTATTACACTACGCAAGACAGTGCGGAAGGTGGGGCTGCTGTATATTACTCAGGCATTATTCCTGTTAAAGAAGATGGTATTAAGAAAGTGCATCAGCTTTTAACCATCCAAGACTTAATGAAAGACATGCATGTAACAGAACCGCTGGCTGCAGCAATCTATTTCAATTCTTACGATTCATTAAATGTTATATACCCTTACTTTGAGGTGCTAGAGCAGTATACGCCGCTAATGGATATTCCAACCTACAACTTCTATTATGAAGCAGATGCTAAGCATAATCCAGAACGAGAAGTAAGATGGACAGATGCTTATCTTGATCCAGCAGGAAATGGATGGATGTCTTCTGCAATTGCTCCAGTCTACAACGGAGATTTCTTAGAAGGTGTTGTGGGGATTGATATAACGATTGAAACAATAACGAAACAAGTATTAGACTTATCGATTCCTTGGAAAGGTTATGGTGTACTTGTTGGAAAAGACGGTACGATCTTAGCTCTACCGAAACAAGGTGAAGAGGTATGGGGGTTAACAGAACTCACTGATCATGATTATGAATCAGCCATTCAGGAGGATACGTTTAAGCCTGAGGATTTTAATATTTATAAACGAAAAGAATTGAAGGACTTTTCAAATAATATTTATAAAGAAGAAAACGGGCTCAATACAGCAGAACTGCAAGACGTAAATCATATTGTGTCATGGTCGACGATTAATGAAACAGGTTGGAAATTACTTGTTATTGTTCCGGAAGAAAACGTCTATGCGAAAATAAATGAAGTAAGTAGACAGCTCATTAAAATTGGTGCATTTATGATTGCAGGATTAATTCTCTTCTATTTAATGTTCTTCTTCTTCCTATATCGACAGTCTAAAAAAATGAGTACTTATATCTCAAGTCCGTTAATTGAGATGAGTGAGACCGTTCAAAAAATTGGAGCAGGTGACTACTACCAAGACAAACAAGATTATAATGTAGAAGAACTGCATGAAGCGTTTCGTCATTTGATTGAGATGGGGCGTAGCCTTGGGGATACAAACCAAGAGTTAACACGTGCTCAAAATGAAGTGAGAGCGCGAGAGGCAGATTTGAAAGCACTTGTTAATTCGATGGATGATGTCATTATTGAATTTGACGAACATGGTGTGTACAAAAACATTTGGACCAATGATGAACGAAACTTAGCGATGCCGAAGAAACAATTAATTGGAAAGCGGCTTGATGAAGTACTTGGGACAGAGTTTGCAGAAAAATATCTTCCACGAATACAACAAGTTTTCTTAACAAAGCAGCCAGATACATTTGAATATAAGCTAAAGACAATGTCAGGAGAAAAGTGGTATCAAGGTCGTCTATCGCCAATTATTGGAGAGAATGGTACGTATGAAAAGCTTTCGTTTGCAGCACGTGATATAACAGAACGGAAAGCAATGGAGAAACATTTAATTCAAGCAAAAGAAGAAGCAGAACGAGCAAGTCAAGCGAAATCTGAGTTTTTATCCAATATGAGTCATGAATTGAGAACACCTATGAATGCAATACTAGGTTTTGCTCAATTACTTGAAATGGATGATTTTGAACCATTAACAGAATCTCAGCAAGAGAGCGTAGAAGAAATTCTAAAAGCTGCAAATCATTTGTTAATGCTTATAAACGATATGCTCGACCTTGCAAAGATTGAATCAGGAAAAATATCGTTATCAATTGAGCCGGTGGAAGTTCGTACGATTATTCGTGAAATCTTATCCCTAACCAATCCGCTTGCTGAGAAACGCAAACTAACGATTATTGATGAGACAAATATTTGCCATGATTTGTATGTGAACGCTGACCGAACACGCTTAAAGCAAGTGTTACTTAACTTAATGTCTAATGCTGTAAAATATAATCAAGATAATGGAAAGATTATTTTCTCTTGTAGACAAGTAGATAATATGTTGCATTTCGAGATTAAGGATACAGGGATTGGCATTAAAGAATCAGAGCTTGAAAAAATATTTGAGCCATTCCATCGTTCAGACAATAATAGCATTGTAGAAGGAACAGGGATTGGCTTGACTGTTTCAAAACAATTAATTGACTTGATGAATGGAACTATTCATGTTGAAAGCATGGAGGGTATCGGGAGCAGCTTTGCGATTGAGCTTCCAATCACAATAGAAAACCATTTTGTTAATGTTGAAGCTTATTCTGTTCCTGAAGAAACCATTTCTTCTAATAATGAAGAGCAGCATACCATTCTCTATGTGGAGGACAACCCTGCTAACTTACAGCTTGTAGAGAGAATTCTTTCAAAATATGAAGATATTAGGCTCTTTTCAGCCGCAAATGGTGAGTTAGGCATTGATTTAGCGGATGCCCATCAACCTGATTTAATATTACTTGACATTAACTTACCAGGTATTGATGGCTTTGAAGTATTGCGCAGGCTGAAAGAAAACAAAGATACAAGTGAGATCCCAGTAATCGCAGTAAGTGCAAATGCAATGCCAAGAGATATTGAAAAGGGCTTAGTTGCAGGATTTAGTAATTATTTAACAAAACCAATCGATATTGAAAAGTTTTTGAAAGCTATTCGTGAAGTGTTGAGAAAATAA
- a CDS encoding LytTR family DNA-binding domain-containing protein — protein sequence MDEKIKVIIAEDHPAARKLLTKFIKILQPSFEIIDEAENGHELIEKVLIHRPNLVLVDIEMPHLKGIDAIRECLKFSPNLKYIFTTAYDAFAIDAFDLKAVDYVVKPIQKERLFIALERAKQELSVHKVSGPEKKKRIPVHSNRSLYFVPTEDILFIEKSNRKSIIHTLEEQYPTSETLEVLKEYLDDQFFQSHRSFLVNLEHISQIKASGKSYLVYFYHYETPAQISKQKIKALQEKMENYM from the coding sequence ATGGATGAAAAAATCAAAGTGATTATTGCAGAAGACCACCCCGCTGCTAGAAAACTTTTAACAAAGTTTATTAAAATTCTTCAGCCTTCATTTGAAATTATAGATGAAGCAGAAAATGGACATGAATTAATTGAGAAAGTGTTGATTCATCGACCTAATCTTGTACTTGTAGACATTGAGATGCCTCATTTAAAAGGAATTGATGCAATTCGTGAATGTTTGAAGTTTTCGCCAAACCTTAAATATATTTTCACGACAGCATATGATGCATTTGCAATTGATGCCTTTGATTTGAAAGCAGTTGATTATGTCGTTAAACCAATTCAGAAAGAAAGATTATTTATTGCACTCGAAAGAGCTAAGCAAGAGTTATCAGTGCACAAAGTAAGTGGGCCAGAAAAGAAAAAACGTATTCCAGTTCATTCAAATCGTTCCCTTTATTTTGTGCCGACAGAAGATATTCTTTTTATAGAGAAGAGCAATCGTAAATCGATTATTCATACATTAGAAGAACAGTATCCAACTAGTGAGACATTAGAGGTCTTAAAAGAGTATTTGGATGACCAATTTTTTCAGTCTCATCGCTCTTTTCTCGTAAATTTAGAACATATTTCGCAGATTAAAGCGTCAGGAAAAAGTTATCTCGTTTATTTTTACCACTATGAAACACCTGCTCAAATTTCTAAGCAGAAAATTAAAGCACTTCAAGAAAAAATGGAGAACTATATGTAG
- a CDS encoding sensor histidine kinase yields MKFSKTTLIFLSTILIITLVFIYFVVFPYPKATYPLSQNAELHLTSYQFEEHGIVPLDGEWAFYWKELYTPYEASFKTNNQYVDTPQSWAKITSQNIDSPYGYATYYLTVYTNSSETLGILIPYISTSYKLWINDELKVVHGMVGQNKQRTLPRYGVETVYFKPENGKFTLTIQVANYIQRTGGIKKSLYLGLDKQINQQRYLSIAWDMIISGALLATGLYHLAHVIFYRREYGFLYLGVFSTLLGVRKAFLDSIMIAELFPYVDGTVLLKIEYVLTYVAVAVCIKFVVHLFPGPLPSKWATVIGIVLTSFSLLAPTEVLSNTIPTFHAFIILASFYALYLLVMAVLRKQQGALLALLGFGFFGYTFIHDILFFNEIIRTTTQSAFGWFIFILCYACILAIQYADSVQETESLARQLQYLNQHLEDKILERTHELEQKTKEVIRLEKSRRHLLSNISHDLLTPLTTLRITLQGMIDGVIHTKEKQQAYLQASMSKLLHLQALIEELFELSKLEARKIPFEYVHYHPENFFKEMIQMFKHDIEQHKMELRYYINTSSQEEPAYIYLDSRRMIQVFANVTANAIKFSSPPAEIIYTLTFHDQHIVFSIEDSGIGIEKNDLPFVFERFYTKDKTRQGSGLGLAISKEIVEQHNGRIWVQNNQNGGSSFFILLPLTKHH; encoded by the coding sequence ATGAAATTCTCTAAAACAACTTTAATTTTTTTATCTACTATTCTAATTATCACACTCGTTTTCATTTATTTCGTCGTTTTTCCATATCCAAAAGCTACCTATCCTCTTTCCCAAAATGCCGAATTACACTTAACATCCTATCAATTTGAAGAGCACGGAATTGTTCCTCTAGATGGAGAATGGGCATTTTATTGGAAAGAGCTATACACACCTTATGAAGCTTCTTTTAAAACAAACAACCAGTATGTAGATACACCACAAAGCTGGGCAAAAATAACGAGCCAAAATATCGATTCACCCTATGGCTATGCGACCTATTATCTGACTGTTTACACAAACTCATCAGAGACTCTCGGTATTCTGATTCCTTATATTTCAACCTCCTATAAGCTTTGGATTAATGACGAATTAAAAGTTGTACACGGAATGGTCGGACAAAACAAACAGCGTACACTTCCGCGTTATGGAGTGGAAACGGTGTATTTCAAGCCTGAGAATGGGAAATTTACACTAACCATTCAAGTTGCAAATTATATTCAACGAACAGGCGGCATAAAGAAATCACTCTATCTGGGATTGGATAAACAAATTAATCAGCAACGTTACTTGAGCATTGCCTGGGACATGATTATATCCGGGGCTTTACTCGCTACAGGTCTCTATCATTTAGCTCATGTTATCTTTTACCGAAGAGAGTATGGCTTTCTCTACCTTGGGGTTTTTTCTACTTTGCTTGGTGTACGGAAAGCGTTTCTAGATTCAATTATGATTGCTGAACTTTTTCCTTATGTGGACGGGACAGTGCTTCTGAAGATTGAGTATGTTTTAACATATGTGGCAGTCGCTGTTTGTATAAAATTTGTCGTTCACCTTTTCCCAGGACCATTACCAAGTAAATGGGCAACAGTTATTGGTATTGTACTAACTTCTTTCTCATTGCTTGCACCTACAGAGGTTCTTTCAAACACTATTCCAACCTTTCACGCTTTTATTATTCTTGCTTCTTTTTACGCTCTTTATCTTTTAGTTATGGCAGTACTTCGAAAACAACAGGGTGCATTGCTTGCCCTATTAGGGTTTGGGTTCTTTGGGTATACATTTATTCATGATATTCTTTTCTTTAATGAAATAATAAGAACGACAACACAATCGGCTTTCGGATGGTTTATTTTTATTCTTTGCTACGCATGTATTCTAGCAATACAATATGCTGACTCTGTCCAAGAAACAGAATCTTTAGCACGTCAACTTCAATATCTAAACCAGCACCTTGAAGATAAGATTTTAGAGCGCACCCATGAACTAGAGCAAAAAACAAAAGAGGTTATCAGGCTAGAAAAGTCACGACGGCACCTTTTATCTAATATTTCTCATGATTTATTAACACCTTTAACGACGCTGCGCATAACGCTTCAAGGAATGATTGATGGCGTTATTCATACGAAAGAGAAACAGCAAGCATATTTACAAGCATCCATGTCAAAGCTCCTTCACTTGCAGGCATTAATTGAGGAACTGTTCGAGCTGTCAAAGTTAGAAGCACGGAAAATACCGTTTGAATATGTGCATTATCACCCTGAAAATTTTTTCAAAGAAATGATCCAAATGTTCAAGCATGATATTGAGCAACACAAGATGGAACTTCGTTACTATATCAACACTTCTTCTCAAGAAGAACCAGCTTATATTTACCTTGATTCGAGACGTATGATTCAAGTGTTCGCTAATGTAACAGCTAATGCAATTAAGTTTTCCTCTCCACCCGCCGAGATTATTTATACGCTGACTTTTCACGACCAACATATTGTATTTTCGATTGAAGACAGTGGAATTGGGATCGAAAAGAACGATTTACCATTTGTGTTTGAACGATTCTATACGAAAGATAAAACTCGACAAGGAAGCGGATTAGGTTTAGCAATTTCCAAGGAAATTGTCGAACAGCATAATGGTAGGATTTGGGTTCAGAATAATCAAAATGGAGGCTCTTCTTTCTTCATATTGCTGCCACTCACAAAACATCATTAA
- a CDS encoding class I SAM-dependent rRNA methyltransferase, whose product MANVILQRKRRKRLEQGHPWVFQSEVDKIEGDFQPGDIVDVYNHKKYFLGRGFINPNSQMIVRILTQNEQEEITEELFIERVQRAWNYRGRLIPNTHSCRAVYGEADFLPGLIVDKYEDVLVVQILALGMEVRKEWILKALLKVFNPKAIYMRNDVYVRELEGLEQEKGFWYGETDTNIEIEENGVKYTVDIENGQKTGFFFDQRQNRAAIEPLIDAESTVLDCFTHTGSFMLNACKYGAKHVTAVDISEHAIDTAKQNAELNGFSDRVDFVTANAFDYLREKVQEGKQWDVVIIDPPAFAKSNKTVNRALRGYKDVNLNGLKLVKDGGFFITASCSSHVREDMFKRMVEEAAFDAKKILREVHWSGAGYDHPKLVAAGEGDYLKFGIYEVHSR is encoded by the coding sequence GTGGCAAATGTAATTTTACAACGCAAACGAAGAAAACGTCTTGAGCAAGGACACCCATGGGTATTCCAAAGCGAAGTTGACAAAATTGAAGGCGACTTTCAACCAGGGGATATTGTTGATGTATATAACCATAAGAAATACTTTCTTGGGCGTGGCTTCATTAACCCGAACTCTCAAATGATTGTTCGCATTCTTACACAAAATGAACAAGAAGAAATCACTGAAGAATTGTTCATCGAACGAGTTCAGAGGGCTTGGAACTATCGCGGGCGCCTTATTCCAAATACTCATTCCTGTCGTGCTGTATACGGGGAAGCTGACTTTCTTCCAGGCTTGATTGTCGATAAATACGAAGATGTTCTTGTCGTGCAAATCCTTGCTCTTGGGATGGAAGTCCGTAAAGAATGGATTCTAAAAGCCTTATTAAAAGTATTTAACCCAAAAGCGATTTACATGCGAAATGACGTATACGTACGGGAACTGGAAGGGCTGGAACAAGAAAAGGGTTTCTGGTACGGAGAAACTGATACAAACATTGAAATTGAAGAAAATGGTGTAAAGTATACAGTTGATATTGAGAATGGTCAAAAAACCGGCTTTTTCTTCGATCAACGCCAAAACCGGGCAGCAATTGAACCGTTGATTGACGCTGAAAGCACGGTATTGGACTGCTTTACACATACAGGTTCGTTCATGCTTAATGCATGCAAATATGGTGCGAAGCATGTAACAGCTGTTGATATTTCAGAGCACGCGATTGATACAGCCAAACAAAATGCTGAGCTAAACGGTTTTAGCGACCGAGTTGATTTCGTAACTGCAAACGCATTTGATTACTTACGTGAAAAGGTTCAAGAAGGAAAACAGTGGGACGTTGTCATTATCGATCCTCCTGCCTTTGCAAAATCAAACAAAACCGTCAACCGAGCACTGCGTGGATACAAGGATGTCAATCTAAATGGATTAAAACTTGTTAAAGATGGCGGATTCTTTATTACAGCAAGCTGCTCATCTCACGTGCGAGAGGATATGTTCAAGCGCATGGTAGAAGAGGCGGCATTCGATGCAAAGAAAATCTTACGTGAGGTCCATTGGAGCGGCGCAGGCTATGACCATCCAAAGTTGGTAGCTGCAGGTGAAGGTGATTACTTGAAATTCGGTATTTATGAAGTACATTCTCGTTAA
- a CDS encoding 5'-nucleotidase C-terminal domain-containing protein: protein MKKNWLVLLFSFVLLLAIVLPSSANAASAGEKKITILHTNDTHARVDEGKYDGMGFAKLATLVEQKRKENENVLLLDAGDTFHGTTFATLVDGESITEVMNHVGYDAMTAGNHDFNYGYERLLELEKLVDFPLISANVVKDDGSSLLNPYTIKDVDGVKIGIFGLATPETHYKTHPKNVEGLTFTDPVEAAQKMVKALNNQNVDLIVALTHLGIDESSTDTSIKVAKGAPGIDLIVDGHSHSTLVEGLKGDNDTLIVSAGEYTKNLGVVDLTFNNQDELVSKSASLITKEEATDIQPNEKVANVIDNLKLEQEKVLAEVVGETQVMLDGERENVRTGETNLGNLITDAMIDVTNADVAITNGGGIRASIDKGEVTKGEIITVLPFGNYIVTKEMSGSTIKEALESGTSAYPEAKGAFPHVGGMKFAIDPSQPQGNRVHSVTVNGQPLVMDKTYVVATNDFMAAGGDEYTMFADLPIKNEFPALDEAVITYMKKLGNIAPEVEGRIIESPLAEEKKAEKPVEKPQKPEKPETPVKVGKPVGDFTVYVVKKGDTLYRIGVEHGTTWQKLHQMNKLKNPSLIYPGQKIKIPAN from the coding sequence TTGAAGAAAAATTGGTTGGTGCTGTTATTTTCGTTTGTTTTACTGTTAGCTATTGTTCTGCCTAGTTCAGCAAATGCCGCAAGTGCGGGTGAAAAGAAGATTACCATTCTACATACGAATGATACACATGCCCGTGTTGATGAAGGAAAATATGATGGTATGGGCTTTGCGAAGCTAGCGACATTAGTTGAACAAAAACGAAAAGAAAATGAGAATGTCTTACTGTTAGATGCGGGTGATACGTTCCACGGTACAACATTCGCCACACTTGTTGATGGTGAAAGTATTACAGAAGTAATGAATCATGTTGGCTATGATGCGATGACAGCTGGAAACCATGATTTTAACTATGGGTATGAGCGTTTGTTAGAATTAGAAAAATTAGTAGACTTTCCTCTTATTTCAGCGAACGTCGTGAAAGACGATGGTTCAAGCCTTTTGAACCCTTACACGATTAAAGATGTTGATGGAGTGAAGATTGGAATCTTCGGATTGGCTACACCTGAAACACACTATAAAACACACCCGAAAAATGTTGAAGGTTTAACATTTACTGATCCAGTGGAAGCAGCACAAAAAATGGTGAAAGCCTTAAATAACCAAAACGTTGATCTTATCGTTGCCCTTACACATTTAGGTATTGATGAATCCAGTACAGATACAAGCATTAAAGTTGCAAAAGGTGCACCTGGCATTGATTTAATTGTCGATGGTCACAGTCATTCGACACTTGTAGAAGGTTTGAAAGGTGACAATGATACATTAATTGTAAGTGCAGGTGAATATACGAAAAACTTAGGTGTCGTTGATTTAACTTTCAATAATCAAGATGAGCTGGTTAGCAAGAGTGCTAGCTTAATTACGAAAGAGGAAGCAACAGACATTCAACCGAATGAAAAAGTAGCAAATGTAATTGATAACTTAAAGCTAGAGCAGGAAAAAGTTCTTGCTGAAGTAGTCGGTGAGACACAAGTTATGCTAGATGGAGAGCGTGAAAATGTACGTACAGGTGAAACAAACCTTGGTAATTTGATTACTGATGCCATGATTGATGTAACGAATGCAGATGTGGCAATTACAAACGGCGGCGGTATTCGTGCTTCAATTGATAAGGGAGAAGTAACGAAAGGTGAAATCATCACGGTGCTTCCGTTCGGTAACTATATCGTGACAAAAGAAATGAGTGGAAGCACCATTAAAGAAGCTTTAGAAAGCGGTACAAGCGCCTATCCTGAAGCAAAAGGGGCTTTTCCACATGTCGGTGGTATGAAGTTTGCGATTGATCCGAGTCAACCACAAGGAAATCGCGTTCATTCTGTTACCGTGAATGGTCAGCCGCTTGTAATGGATAAGACGTACGTCGTGGCAACAAATGATTTCATGGCAGCTGGTGGAGATGAATATACAATGTTTGCTGACCTGCCGATTAAAAACGAATTCCCGGCCTTAGATGAAGCCGTGATTACGTACATGAAAAAGCTAGGAAATATAGCGCCAGAAGTAGAGGGTAGAATCATTGAAAGCCCTCTTGCTGAAGAGAAGAAGGCTGAGAAACCAGTAGAAAAACCACAAAAGCCAGAGAAGCCGGAGACACCAGTCAAGGTAGGTAAGCCTGTAGGTGACTTCACTGTTTATGTTGTTAAGAAAGGTGATACACTTTACCGTATTGGGGTTGAACACGGTACAACATGGCAAAAGTTGCACCAAATGAATAAACTTAAGAATCCAAGCTTAATCTACCCTGGTCAAAAAATTAAAATCCCAGCAAATTAA
- a CDS encoding PTS glucose transporter subunit IIA → MLKNLFGKKKPTEETFVSPVTGDVVPIEEVPDPTFSEKMMGDGIAIKPTEGEVVSPVDGEVIQLFHTKHAVGIRSKGDVEILIHIGLETVTMNGAGFEAHVSEGQKVKAGDRLISFDLDLVEKKAESTITPMVITNGDVLENMKKFHESNAIKGETPVAEVKIKE, encoded by the coding sequence ATGCTAAAAAATCTATTTGGAAAAAAGAAACCGACAGAAGAAACGTTTGTATCACCTGTAACCGGTGATGTCGTTCCAATTGAAGAAGTACCAGACCCAACTTTCTCAGAAAAAATGATGGGTGATGGCATTGCGATTAAGCCAACAGAAGGAGAAGTTGTTTCTCCTGTTGATGGCGAAGTTATTCAGCTCTTCCACACGAAGCATGCAGTAGGGATTCGTTCAAAAGGTGATGTGGAAATCCTCATTCATATTGGACTTGAAACAGTTACAATGAATGGTGCAGGATTTGAGGCACATGTAAGTGAAGGGCAAAAGGTAAAAGCTGGTGACCGCCTCATTTCATTTGATTTGGACCTTGTTGAGAAGAAAGCTGAATCAACAATTACACCGATGGTCATTACAAATGGCGATGTCCTTGAAAATATGAAAAAATTCCATGAAAGTAATGCAATAAAAGGTGAAACACCTGTCGCAGAAGTGAAAATTAAAGAATAA